A genomic stretch from Romeriopsis navalis LEGE 11480 includes:
- a CDS encoding sensor histidine kinase: MLTADNDFILIVDDNPTNLSVLAQALKASGFKVRVAADGETALAIASQHHPAIILLDVQMPGIDGFETCQRLKADQRTDMIPIIFMTALADTEHKVKGLSIGAVDYITKPFEETEVISRVNVHLKLRHLTRELETKNQQLQEFNQNLEHQVHLKTETLRQTQSQLVQREKLSALGELVTGIAHEINNPIGCIINNIDPAQSYIANMTQALQLYRANGEQITPAVLAEIERLDLDFILEDLPKIFKTIELSGNRIHDIAISLRNFARADIHTQQVTNIREGLDGTLLILGHRLKAIADKPPIQVHTHYGGTPQIACYPGQLNQVFMNLMANAIDALEEAIAQNQLSNPEIHLTTELDNQAIVVRIADNGPGIPPPIQTQLFDPMFTTKPVGKGTGLGLSISRQIIEELHQGSIQINPAVKQGAEFIIRLPLTT, translated from the coding sequence ATGCTCACAGCCGACAACGATTTTATTCTAATTGTTGATGATAATCCGACTAATCTATCGGTGCTGGCCCAGGCGCTTAAAGCCTCTGGGTTTAAAGTACGTGTTGCGGCTGATGGTGAGACAGCACTAGCGATCGCCAGTCAGCATCATCCAGCAATTATTTTACTGGATGTGCAGATGCCCGGAATTGACGGCTTCGAAACTTGCCAAAGGCTAAAAGCCGATCAGCGAACCGACATGATTCCTATAATTTTTATGACGGCCCTGGCGGATACTGAACATAAAGTTAAAGGGTTGTCGATCGGCGCGGTTGATTACATCACGAAACCCTTTGAAGAAACCGAAGTGATTTCACGGGTCAACGTCCATCTCAAACTGCGTCATCTCACGCGCGAGCTCGAAACAAAAAATCAGCAACTCCAGGAATTTAATCAAAATCTCGAACACCAAGTTCACCTCAAAACCGAAACCTTACGTCAAACCCAAAGTCAATTGGTTCAGCGTGAAAAGCTCTCGGCACTTGGCGAATTAGTCACCGGGATTGCCCATGAAATTAATAACCCTATTGGCTGCATCATTAATAATATCGATCCAGCACAAAGTTATATCGCAAATATGACGCAGGCGCTGCAGCTCTATCGCGCCAATGGGGAGCAAATCACCCCAGCAGTCCTCGCCGAAATCGAACGCCTCGATCTAGATTTCATCCTGGAAGACTTACCCAAAATATTTAAAACCATTGAATTGAGTGGCAATCGAATTCACGATATTGCCATATCCCTGCGGAACTTTGCGCGGGCGGACATCCACACACAGCAAGTAACGAATATCCGTGAGGGGCTCGATGGCACATTACTGATTTTGGGCCACCGACTCAAAGCGATCGCCGATAAACCACCAATCCAAGTCCACACCCACTACGGTGGAACACCACAGATTGCTTGTTATCCCGGTCAACTCAACCAGGTTTTCATGAATTTAATGGCCAATGCCATCGATGCCTTAGAAGAAGCGATTGCCCAAAACCAGCTCAGCAATCCCGAGATCCATCTCACCACAGAACTCGATAACCAAGCGATCGTTGTGCGAATTGCCGATAACGGACCCGGCATCCCACCACCGATTCAGACGCAGCTCTTTGATCCGATGTTTACCACGAAGCCCGTTGGTAAAGGCA
- a CDS encoding CHASE2 domain-containing protein yields the protein MWHRLKQSLQQHRSFYLIPPSIALSIIAGQYFGLFNLAEWRLRDEFVQVRSHYHSAKAKDIAQQIVIVTIDETDIQSVKHWPIPDWSLAKLLTKIRDQKPRAIGLDLYRDLPEGKGYSELKQVFRSTPNLVGIEKIAGSRVPAPPELAAVEQVALADLVLDGDRHIRRALLTAEDDQDENKLKPGLATHVALTYLAKEKISLEPVNEAAQEYQLGKTRYRPISTHDAGYSDQKIGGYQILLNWYGAETAFQRVSMRDVIAGKVAPDLMRDRMVFIGSVAQSTNDFFATPYSSSSFTSNAPTAGVIVHANIAHQLVLGALHENTYLRGLNLWESSAWIVFWTFAGMGCSTGLSMRAKKCWLPGGQVFWGTQLASGAIIVGAYGSFVAGILLPVVPALVALVSATIATTQTLKQQKLEISNDQLAIANTKLQSANAQLMEYSKNLEAKVAERTAELSLAKEKADSANQAKSQFLANMSHELRTPLNGILGYVQILQRVDSMGKSEQKGLKVIAQCGTHLLTLISDVLDFAKIEARKLELQPRQINLTALLDNVVDICRIRAEEKGIEFRYQLDPQITTSVKVDDKRLRQVLINLLGNAIKFTDQGFVRFQVKMEASDHPHTETTIDGGIQQLLKFHIEDTGVGMTSSQQAEIFQPFEQVGDAEKQAEGTGLGLAISQQIVELMGSKLQLKSQAGQGSEFWFAVTVPTFSTNNDETTTQADSPIVGYIGNPRSILTIDAHRANRLVLKHLLEPLGFHVVEASDGQAALNILQTITPDLVITELSNPVMGGLAFLEQLKHIPDACHMPVIVASASVLESNQTASFNAGAVDFLSKPLLTEQLFASLKTHLDLTWIYRDEIAVANDATPQKLYIPDRETLEHLNGLVQSGDLDQTISFANALKQTHRQCNIFANQIIDLAEGFQIKALQSLIQSHLAEENCAASSLLSPTMTTDQSGIIE from the coding sequence ATGTGGCATCGACTAAAGCAATCACTCCAACAGCATCGGAGTTTCTATCTCATCCCCCCCAGCATTGCGCTCAGCATTATCGCGGGGCAATATTTTGGCTTATTTAATCTAGCAGAATGGCGCCTGCGGGATGAATTTGTCCAGGTTAGATCACATTACCATTCAGCCAAAGCGAAAGATATTGCCCAGCAAATCGTCATTGTGACGATCGATGAAACCGATATTCAGTCAGTCAAACATTGGCCAATTCCCGATTGGTCACTCGCCAAACTCTTAACCAAAATTCGGGATCAAAAACCACGGGCAATTGGGCTCGATCTCTACCGTGATCTACCAGAAGGCAAAGGCTACAGCGAGCTCAAACAAGTATTCCGCTCAACCCCAAATCTGGTTGGCATCGAAAAAATTGCCGGTAGTCGTGTCCCGGCCCCACCCGAACTCGCTGCCGTAGAACAGGTGGCTCTAGCAGACTTAGTGCTGGATGGCGATCGGCATATTCGTCGGGCCTTACTTACAGCAGAAGATGACCAGGATGAGAACAAGCTCAAACCCGGACTCGCCACCCATGTCGCCCTCACTTACTTAGCGAAGGAAAAGATTAGCTTAGAGCCGGTCAACGAAGCGGCCCAAGAATATCAATTAGGCAAGACTCGCTACAGACCAATTAGCACACATGATGCCGGGTATTCCGATCAGAAAATTGGGGGCTATCAAATCCTCCTGAATTGGTACGGTGCCGAAACCGCTTTTCAGCGTGTTTCAATGCGCGATGTAATTGCCGGGAAAGTTGCGCCAGATTTAATGCGCGATCGCATGGTATTCATCGGCTCCGTGGCCCAAAGCACCAACGATTTCTTTGCAACACCCTACAGTTCCTCCAGTTTTACCTCCAATGCACCAACAGCGGGTGTCATCGTTCACGCCAATATTGCCCACCAACTGGTGCTCGGCGCATTACATGAAAACACCTACTTGCGTGGGCTAAATCTTTGGGAATCATCGGCTTGGATCGTATTTTGGACATTTGCGGGGATGGGGTGCAGCACCGGCCTATCCATGCGGGCCAAAAAATGTTGGCTACCCGGTGGACAAGTCTTCTGGGGCACCCAATTGGCCAGTGGCGCAATCATCGTTGGGGCCTACGGTAGTTTTGTTGCAGGGATTCTCCTGCCCGTCGTTCCGGCCCTAGTCGCATTAGTCAGTGCGACGATCGCCACCACCCAAACGCTCAAACAACAAAAGTTGGAAATCTCCAACGACCAGCTCGCGATCGCCAACACCAAATTACAGTCGGCGAATGCACAGCTGATGGAATATTCCAAAAATCTGGAAGCGAAGGTCGCCGAACGCACCGCCGAACTCAGCCTCGCCAAGGAAAAAGCGGATAGTGCGAACCAAGCCAAAAGCCAGTTTCTCGCGAATATGAGTCACGAACTCCGAACTCCACTGAATGGCATTCTCGGCTATGTGCAGATCCTCCAGCGAGTTGACTCAATGGGGAAATCGGAACAAAAAGGCTTAAAAGTAATTGCCCAGTGCGGCACCCACCTCTTGACCTTAATCAGTGATGTTCTCGATTTTGCGAAAATTGAAGCCCGCAAACTCGAGCTGCAGCCACGGCAAATCAATCTCACGGCGTTACTTGATAATGTGGTGGACATTTGTCGCATCCGTGCCGAGGAAAAAGGGATCGAATTTCGCTATCAGCTTGATCCGCAAATCACCACCAGCGTTAAGGTTGACGATAAGCGTCTGCGGCAGGTGCTGATTAATCTACTCGGAAATGCCATTAAATTTACCGATCAGGGATTTGTCCGGTTTCAAGTCAAAATGGAAGCATCCGATCATCCACATACGGAAACAACAATCGATGGCGGCATCCAACAATTACTGAAATTTCACATTGAGGACACGGGCGTCGGCATGACATCGAGCCAACAAGCCGAGATTTTCCAACCCTTTGAACAAGTTGGTGATGCTGAGAAACAAGCAGAAGGCACTGGTTTAGGATTAGCTATTAGCCAACAAATTGTGGAACTGATGGGTAGCAAGCTGCAACTCAAAAGCCAAGCAGGACAGGGGAGCGAGTTCTGGTTTGCCGTGACCGTTCCAACCTTTAGTACGAACAACGATGAGACGACGACACAGGCTGATTCACCGATCGTTGGATATATCGGCAATCCCCGCAGCATCCTGACAATTGATGCCCACCGCGCCAATCGATTAGTCCTCAAACATCTACTCGAACCCCTCGGGTTCCACGTTGTTGAGGCCAGCGATGGTCAAGCCGCCCTCAATATCCTCCAGACCATTACACCGGATTTAGTAATTACGGAGCTGTCCAATCCCGTCATGGGCGGACTGGCATTTCTTGAACAACTCAAACACATTCCCGACGCCTGCCATATGCCTGTCATTGTGGCTTCAGCCAGTGTCTTAGAGTCCAATCAAACCGCCAGCTTTAATGCTGGTGCCGTCGATTTCCTGAGTAAGCCACTGCTAACAGAACAACTTTTTGCCAGCTTAAAAACACATTTAGATTTAACTTGGATCTACCGTGATGAAATCGCCGTTGCCAACGATGCAACGCCACAAAAACTGTACATTCCGGATCGCGAGACCCTCGAGCATCTCAACGGCCTAGTACAATCAGGTGATCTTGATCAAACCATCAGCTTCGCCAACGCCCTCAAACAAACACATCGGCAATGCAATATATTCGCCAATCAAATTATTGACTTAGCCGAGGGATTTCAAATCAAGGCGCTACAGTCATTGATTCAAAGCCATTTAGCGGAAGAAAATTGCGCTGCATCTTCATTATTGTCACCTACAATGACGACAGACCAAAGTGGCATAATTGAGTGA
- a CDS encoding DUF928 domain-containing protein, with translation MKQYRWLWFYGLFTLIASGICLTGQPAEASLFNPKPGSGTPSQATGGASRGNFFTPKPGSEAINGTTGGSSRGFSLFVPATNRRTLRRSSGGSRSSLFRPKRDRGTIRESTAGGSRTGMLSINGPAAMLAVLPPTFSGTTIASHPTFMTYIPASRAKTAIFSVQDEQGKTHHTMRLAVTGKSGVMSVTLPPEAPALAIDKQYRWIVTLVMNNELGPRSPYVEGWIKRIQPSTALAQQLTTNDPMERAQAFGANGIWYDCMVELASLKRSQANNQIAIDAWKNLLTDVGLTEIAKAPLNNS, from the coding sequence ATGAAACAATATCGTTGGCTATGGTTTTATGGCCTATTCACGTTGATTGCTAGTGGCATTTGCCTGACCGGTCAACCCGCAGAGGCTTCTTTATTCAATCCCAAACCCGGCAGTGGCACACCGAGCCAAGCCACCGGTGGGGCCTCCCGAGGCAACTTTTTTACCCCAAAACCCGGTAGCGAAGCGATCAATGGGACAACGGGTGGCAGTAGCCGTGGCTTCAGTTTATTTGTCCCCGCAACGAATCGTCGCACCTTACGCCGATCCAGCGGCGGGTCACGTAGTAGCTTATTTCGGCCAAAGCGTGATCGCGGTACCATCAGGGAGTCAACCGCTGGCGGTTCACGGACTGGCATGCTGAGCATAAATGGTCCAGCGGCGATGTTGGCTGTACTGCCACCCACTTTTAGTGGGACAACGATCGCCAGTCATCCCACGTTCATGACTTATATCCCCGCTTCTCGGGCAAAAACTGCCATCTTTAGTGTGCAGGATGAACAAGGTAAGACCCACCACACAATGCGATTAGCAGTGACTGGAAAATCCGGTGTGATGTCTGTCACCCTGCCTCCGGAGGCACCAGCTTTGGCGATCGATAAACAATATCGCTGGATCGTGACATTGGTGATGAACAATGAACTCGGCCCTCGCTCTCCCTATGTCGAAGGCTGGATCAAGCGCATCCAACCATCCACGGCACTCGCACAACAATTAACCACAAATGATCCAATGGAGCGGGCACAAGCCTTTGGGGCAAACGGCATTTGGTATGACTGCATGGTCGAACTCGCATCGCTCAAACGCAGTCAAGCAAATAATCAAATCGCGATTGATGCCTGGAAGAATTTGCTGACGGACGTCGGTCTCACAGAAATTGCCAAGGCACCATTGAATAACTCCTAA